From the genome of Kaistella daneshvariae, one region includes:
- a CDS encoding NifU family protein, translated as MEKQLTQEETVTKVLLALESIRPFLNKDGGDIELIDVREHTVLVKLHGNCNGCPMSFSTMKLGVENTVKQFAPEITEVLAVE; from the coding sequence ATGGAAAAACAATTAACACAGGAAGAAACGGTAACCAAAGTGCTGCTGGCGCTGGAAAGCATACGTCCGTTTTTAAATAAAGACGGCGGCGATATTGAATTAATTGATGTACGCGAGCACACCGTTTTGGTAAAACTGCACGGCAACTGCAACGGCTGCCCGATGAGTTTTTCTACCATGAAACTGGGGGTGGAAAATACAGTGAAACAATTTGCGCCGGAAATTACCGAAGTGCTTGCGGTTGAATAG
- the ruvA gene encoding Holliday junction branch migration protein RuvA yields MIYSLKGIVQQLNPTSVVVDVNGVGYFVGISLQTSEKLVLGKETFLNIQQIIREDANLLFGFDTIAEKELFNLLISVNGVGPVSALIMLSSLSLQEIAAGILSNNSVMLQKVKGIGAKTAERIIVELKDKMQKFAVSAGNFSPAVNNKVKEESLSALEVLGISKKMSEKIADRILKQNPDLTVEDLVKQILKNI; encoded by the coding sequence ATGATATATTCGCTTAAAGGGATTGTACAGCAACTTAACCCAACTTCGGTCGTCGTTGACGTGAATGGAGTGGGTTATTTTGTGGGAATCAGCTTACAGACATCAGAAAAACTGGTGCTGGGGAAGGAAACTTTTTTAAATATCCAGCAAATCATCCGCGAAGACGCAAACCTGCTTTTTGGGTTTGATACCATTGCGGAAAAAGAGCTTTTCAATTTGCTAATCAGCGTAAATGGTGTAGGGCCGGTTTCTGCGCTAATAATGCTGTCATCGCTTTCGCTTCAGGAAATAGCAGCGGGCATCCTTTCCAACAACAGCGTAATGTTGCAAAAAGTAAAAGGTATTGGTGCGAAAACCGCAGAACGGATTATCGTGGAATTGAAAGATAAAATGCAAAAATTTGCCGTTTCAGCGGGTAATTTTTCACCGGCTGTAAATAATAAAGTGAAGGAGGAATCGTTATCAGCTTTAGAAGTTTTGGGCATTTCAAAGAAAATGAGCGAAAAAATTGCCGATCGAATTCTAAAACAAAACCCAGACTTAACGGTAGAAGACCTGGTAAAACAGATATTAAAAAATATTTAG
- a CDS encoding BadF/BadG/BcrA/BcrD ATPase family protein has translation MIAIIDGGSTKCDWVILDNSGKLHLRTTTLGFNPNIIDPDFIAKEIDRNEDLFFLKNHIEKLFFYGSGCGTAANAKKVNDEFVTCFPNSEIKVKEDMTAAAYAAYDGQPGMVCILGTGSNSCFFDGEKIRIDLPSLGFLIGDEGSGSALGKHLLRRFFMKKLPVDLEKQFKEKYQLTIDDAIKNMYHNPRANAYLGDFNKFIAERKEHPYFQNMVFDEMKNFLDYQVLPYPEAREVKINFMGYIAFIYEDVLRSAAAELNLKIGRVVQKPIESLVDYHKKYILNLD, from the coding sequence ATGATTGCCATTATAGACGGCGGTTCTACCAAATGTGACTGGGTGATCCTGGATAATAGCGGGAAGCTTCATCTGCGGACCACCACTTTAGGTTTTAATCCAAATATTATCGATCCGGATTTTATTGCGAAAGAAATCGACCGCAATGAAGACCTTTTTTTTCTGAAAAATCACATCGAAAAGCTGTTTTTTTATGGTTCCGGCTGTGGCACTGCTGCCAATGCAAAAAAGGTGAATGATGAATTTGTGACCTGCTTTCCCAACTCCGAGATCAAGGTAAAGGAGGATATGACTGCCGCCGCTTACGCCGCTTATGATGGTCAACCCGGTATGGTTTGCATTCTGGGAACAGGTTCTAATTCCTGCTTTTTCGATGGTGAAAAAATCCGTATTGATTTGCCTTCTTTAGGTTTCCTCATCGGTGATGAAGGCAGCGGAAGCGCTTTGGGAAAACATCTATTGCGCAGGTTTTTCATGAAAAAATTGCCCGTCGATTTGGAAAAGCAATTCAAAGAAAAATACCAGCTAACCATCGACGACGCAATTAAAAATATGTACCATAATCCTCGCGCCAATGCGTATCTGGGCGACTTCAACAAATTTATCGCTGAAAGAAAAGAACATCCGTACTTTCAGAATATGGTATTCGATGAAATGAAGAATTTCCTCGATTATCAGGTTTTGCCTTACCCCGAAGCACGGGAGGTGAAAATAAATTTTATGGGCTATATTGCCTTTATTTATGAAGATGTTTTGCGTTCCGCCGCGGCAGAACTCAATTTAAAAATCGGCAGAGTCGTTCAGAAACCTATTGAAAGTCTGGTCGATTATCACAAGAAATACATTCTCAATCTGGACTGA
- a CDS encoding Mrp/NBP35 family ATP-binding protein: protein MLTKAKVQDFLKEIEVDDLVHNFQVMGNDVYIDMTAHSPAMHEKKKLEAAMKQAFASQFGEEVVLKLKIASPEPSEVQQNQIKGKQIPGIQNIIAIASGKGGVGKSTVAANLAVTLASMGFKVGILDADIYGPSIPTMLDTEGAKPITVEVDGKSLMKPVENFGVKMLSIGYFSGANQAVVWRGPMASKALNQMIRDAAWGELDFLLIDLPPGTGDIHLSIIQEVPVTGAVIVSTPQHVALADVRKGIAMFQMESINIPVLGLIENMSYFTPEELPENKYYIFGNQGAQFLAEDLGIPVLGEIPLVQSIRESGDVGRPAALQENSVVAKIYHETTQKMVESLVERNKNMPATEAVKITTMAGCSPKNKKNA from the coding sequence ATGTTGACGAAAGCAAAAGTTCAGGATTTCCTGAAAGAGATAGAAGTAGATGATTTGGTGCACAATTTCCAGGTAATGGGCAATGATGTGTATATTGATATGACCGCGCATTCACCTGCAATGCACGAAAAGAAAAAGCTGGAAGCGGCAATGAAACAGGCTTTCGCTTCACAGTTTGGCGAAGAAGTGGTTTTAAAATTGAAAATTGCCTCGCCGGAACCTTCAGAAGTTCAGCAAAATCAAATTAAAGGAAAACAAATCCCGGGAATTCAGAATATTATTGCCATCGCTTCCGGAAAAGGTGGCGTTGGGAAATCTACAGTTGCAGCCAACTTAGCGGTAACTTTAGCTTCAATGGGTTTTAAAGTTGGTATTTTAGATGCTGATATTTACGGACCTTCCATCCCAACGATGTTGGATACTGAAGGTGCCAAACCGATTACGGTAGAAGTGGATGGAAAATCACTGATGAAACCGGTAGAAAATTTCGGCGTGAAAATGCTTTCAATCGGATATTTTTCCGGTGCGAACCAGGCTGTTGTGTGGCGAGGACCGATGGCTTCGAAAGCTTTAAACCAAATGATTCGCGATGCTGCTTGGGGCGAACTTGATTTCCTTTTAATCGATCTGCCACCGGGAACTGGTGACATTCACTTATCGATTATTCAGGAAGTTCCGGTAACCGGCGCTGTGATCGTAAGTACGCCGCAACATGTGGCGCTTGCAGACGTGAGAAAAGGTATCGCGATGTTCCAAATGGAAAGTATCAACATTCCGGTGTTGGGTTTAATTGAAAATATGTCGTATTTTACTCCGGAAGAATTGCCGGAAAATAAATATTATATTTTCGGAAATCAGGGTGCACAATTTTTAGCTGAGGATTTAGGAATTCCTGTTTTGGGTGAAATTCCTTTGGTGCAAAGCATCCGCGAATCGGGTGATGTTGGAAGACCGGCAGCTTTACAGGAAAATTCAGTAGTGGCAAAAATTTATCATGAAACCACACAGAAAATGGTGGAAAGCCTGGTAGAACGGAACAAAAACATGCCAGCGACCGAAGCGGTAAAAATTACAACCATGGCGGGCTGTTCACCAAAAAACAAAAAAAACGCCTAA
- the sov gene encoding T9SS outer membrane translocon Sov/SprA → MQQRFLGFLLTFFSLTSVIAQVKPSDSASVRKDYSLPNPTRYEAFYDVSSGMYILYPKIGNVIVGNPVSMTLAEYQKYMLTNEISEYYREKSSLNDLGYRKDQTEAIKKGLLPSVKVKNKFFETLFGGNKIEIIPQGFASFDIGGLYQKIDNPLILPQNRTNFAIDIQQRIQLGLIGKVGENLQLKANYDTQSGFAFENRMNLIWQAKGTWRDLQTKGLNNPTSGGEDKIIKRVEFGNVNMPLSTSLIRGSESLFGLKTEFQLGKTYGTLVFSQQQGEARNIIAQGGGVMNTFKFNAVDYEDNQHYFLGHYFLNTYDKALLNYPQINSRVNISRIEAWVLDQGSGNLQDQKGILGIRDLGDGTSGFPDNSQNNLYQSIVNLGPAIRDVNTAYNAINGRSLPNANGNSENYVDGEQFIFNRKARKLNLNEFTYHPQLGYISLNQRLNDNQLLAISYSYTLNGDNKVYKVGEFSEESPVLITKVLKPNSTVKTSSPMWDLMMKNIYSLNTNQINSDGFLLNVYYRDPQTGGKVNYLPTTVNTPNQQVNPNLLKLFNWDRLNMNNDLQEGSGETGDGIFDYVPGITVNPENGRVIFTKAKPFGAYLESVLGTDDPNFVFNDLYNQQKQVASQNNLALRYTMEGRYKGSQGSGISLGAINVPQGSVKVTANGVQLQEGIDYTVDYMLGTVNIINETVKQSGQAINISLENQLTFNTQRKRFLGLNLERRFNEHLTVGATVVNYAETPLTQKVNFGQEAVNNTMAGFNVLYNNELPFLTRLTDKIPFVNTEAPSNLNFLAEGAYLIPGQNKGIGDQSYIDDFEQSTSKISLKEPAMWSLASKPEKNPEPIFSTANLNDNLAFGNGRGLLSWYNIDPRFYGIGGKAPSGINAEAVSNHASRRVKTSELFNSRDFVAGEQLYTNTFDITYFPTERGPYNVNPGFESTQQRWAGLMRPISVSNFTNSNIEYVEFWMMDPYADGNPLGAQPKLLLQLGNVSEDVLKDGKLMYENGLPTPAVPANTTTTNWGVQPNQFPVLYAFSSEGAERTAQDLGYDGLDAPGEAVKFGTNFINPVTNNSDPASDDFVFYLSDQFQGNQAGSVTERYKYFRGPEGNSQSNSLEVATQTPDAEDVNRDYNLDQSENYNQYTINLDKNNLVLGENFIVDVKEVEAKFQNGQTGTNKWYLFRVPVAQYDYDAGEAEASILNNVRFARMLLTGFDQTSTLRFGTLDLVRSDWRKYTKNIATNVSDNEGVELVIDQNLDVGSVNLEENGLSQPPYVLPPGIDRQVLSGNAGVQRQNEASLYLKAAPLEKNSSRGVFKNVALDMRRYKKLELFVHAEDLKDVTSSNYDEDTKFFIRFGSDATDNYYEYEASLKYTSKNARSPLEIWPSENNVDLQIQDFVDAKLRRDKDFPTGIELRREDAEYGSLDPNKKIYIKGRPSLGNVTTIMLGVRNKNSAVSKEVVLWVNEIRLSEIENKGGYAGNASVNFNLGDFALVNANASYSTIGFGGITEKPAERAQSTLAAYNINTSVNVDKFLPEKLGLKVPVNYSYTQTIEDPKYNPLDNDVTFENAPNKEELKTVARTYTQQRSIGVVNMRKERMNPNKKPRFYDVENLSVTAIYNDDYFRDVYTKKNYRQYLKGYIDYNYSFKPWVLRPFNKLVSDTAKSYKYLRWIKEVNFNPVPSRLSFRTEIDRNYNELEFRNIDAILGGNAAQDFDVIKNRNFYFGWQYGIGFNFTKSLKLDINSAMRTLNDNLSVYDMNTKSIFADPFRAGRPVLYNHRVQLSYRLPFEYLPYLDFINAELSYGFTYNWNARSTVLTSFRNPDTGREENLGSIGQNTNNIVATAAVDVPKFFGKFKYFQAINSTMQKRRQEIDSLNNVYNLAWQKKNKKRNFKNYSFKNKLNPMQAVAYALTSVKQLDISYNENNGTVLPGLLAAPNWYGYGQNIGGPTFGFLLGSQADIRRTVIENGWISDSNYMNDPYSQLKNQNFLANVQIMPVNDFRIDINFLKNYNSNFIQGGYNVDADSDPNNGFQFSFGSDLITYSKTAWTFGTSFVDGRRIYDNMIANAREISQQYGGPLDANGFTDGHSLANAYVLVPAFQAAVEGKSAGGPLDDPKKAGFPLPNWRVTYSGLKNIPLINSQFSKFDVLHAYTSTYTAAGIQSSIDYYNVQNNSFDDRDAFGDFYNPYTFSQVGYVEAFAPLIGADVTMRNNMQFRAQYNTDRLFMLGLVNHTLTEDIGKEYIVGFGYILKDLKMKLNFKGKQRNIKSDLNVRGDFALRDSQTRITNILQDDSQVTGGQRMLSLKLSADYNVSQNFNIRFFYDQLMTKYKISTAFPLSTVRAGLTATFTFGGAGF, encoded by the coding sequence ATTCAACAACGCTTTTTAGGTTTTCTACTAACGTTTTTTTCTCTAACGTCGGTCATCGCGCAGGTTAAACCCAGCGACAGTGCAAGCGTTCGGAAGGATTATTCTTTGCCCAATCCCACCCGTTATGAAGCATTTTACGATGTGTCGAGCGGCATGTATATTCTTTATCCCAAAATCGGGAACGTAATTGTGGGAAATCCCGTTTCGATGACCTTAGCAGAATATCAAAAATATATGCTGACCAACGAAATAAGTGAATATTACCGCGAGAAATCTTCGCTGAATGATTTGGGATACCGGAAAGACCAGACGGAAGCCATAAAAAAGGGTTTGCTGCCATCCGTAAAGGTTAAAAACAAATTCTTCGAAACCTTGTTTGGCGGAAATAAAATTGAAATTATTCCGCAGGGTTTTGCCTCTTTCGACATTGGAGGACTTTATCAGAAAATAGATAATCCACTGATTTTACCCCAAAACAGGACCAATTTTGCTATTGATATTCAGCAGAGAATTCAGTTGGGCTTAATTGGTAAAGTAGGTGAGAATCTACAGCTAAAAGCCAATTACGATACCCAAAGCGGTTTTGCTTTTGAAAACCGAATGAATCTTATTTGGCAGGCAAAAGGGACCTGGCGCGATTTACAAACCAAAGGTTTAAATAACCCAACTTCCGGCGGCGAAGATAAAATCATCAAGCGCGTGGAATTCGGGAATGTGAATATGCCGCTTTCTACCAGCTTAATCAGAGGCTCCGAATCGCTCTTCGGCTTGAAAACAGAATTTCAATTGGGCAAAACCTATGGAACTCTAGTGTTTTCGCAACAGCAAGGTGAAGCGCGAAATATAATAGCGCAAGGTGGCGGCGTTATGAACACTTTTAAGTTCAACGCGGTAGATTATGAAGATAATCAGCACTATTTTCTGGGACATTATTTCTTAAATACTTACGATAAAGCGCTTCTTAATTACCCGCAGATCAATTCCCGTGTGAATATCAGCCGCATTGAAGCCTGGGTTTTAGATCAGGGTTCCGGAAATCTTCAGGACCAAAAAGGTATTTTAGGAATTCGGGACTTGGGTGACGGAACTTCCGGTTTTCCGGATAATTCGCAGAATAATCTCTATCAAAGCATCGTCAATTTAGGCCCTGCAATCCGCGATGTGAATACGGCCTATAACGCCATTAATGGGCGGTCTTTGCCGAACGCGAACGGTAATTCCGAAAATTATGTCGATGGAGAGCAGTTTATTTTCAACCGTAAGGCGCGGAAATTAAATCTGAATGAATTTACCTATCATCCGCAGTTGGGTTATATTTCACTGAACCAAAGATTGAATGACAACCAGCTTTTGGCGATTTCCTACAGCTATACCTTAAACGGTGACAATAAAGTTTATAAAGTAGGCGAATTTTCTGAGGAAAGTCCGGTGCTCATCACTAAAGTTCTGAAACCCAACAGCACGGTAAAAACTTCATCACCGATGTGGGATTTGATGATGAAGAATATTTATTCATTGAACACCAATCAGATCAATTCCGACGGATTTTTGCTGAATGTTTACTACCGCGATCCGCAAACCGGCGGTAAAGTAAATTATTTGCCTACAACTGTAAATACGCCGAATCAGCAGGTCAATCCGAACTTATTGAAATTATTCAACTGGGACCGCTTAAATATGAATAACGATCTGCAGGAAGGTTCAGGTGAAACTGGCGACGGCATTTTCGATTATGTGCCCGGAATCACTGTTAATCCTGAAAACGGACGAGTTATTTTCACCAAAGCAAAACCTTTTGGCGCTTATCTGGAAAGCGTTTTAGGAACCGATGATCCGAATTTTGTTTTTAATGACCTTTACAATCAGCAAAAGCAGGTCGCCTCGCAGAATAATCTTGCGTTACGCTACACGATGGAAGGTCGTTACAAAGGCAGCCAGGGTTCCGGCATTTCTCTTGGAGCGATCAACGTGCCGCAGGGTTCTGTAAAAGTGACCGCGAACGGCGTTCAGCTTCAGGAAGGAATTGATTATACGGTAGACTACATGCTGGGAACGGTGAATATTATCAATGAAACCGTAAAGCAATCCGGTCAGGCGATTAATATTTCACTGGAAAATCAGCTGACTTTCAACACGCAGCGAAAAAGATTTCTCGGCTTAAATCTGGAAAGAAGATTTAATGAACATCTGACCGTCGGCGCCACCGTAGTAAATTATGCTGAAACACCTTTAACCCAAAAGGTAAATTTCGGTCAGGAAGCCGTGAATAATACCATGGCAGGCTTTAATGTTTTGTATAACAATGAATTGCCTTTTTTAACCCGTTTAACCGATAAAATTCCGTTTGTAAATACCGAAGCACCATCGAATCTGAACTTTTTGGCAGAAGGAGCGTATTTAATTCCGGGACAAAATAAGGGAATTGGCGACCAGTCTTATATCGATGATTTTGAACAGAGCACTTCCAAAATTTCGCTTAAAGAACCGGCGATGTGGAGTTTGGCTTCAAAACCTGAAAAAAATCCGGAACCAATTTTCTCTACAGCAAACCTGAATGATAATTTAGCTTTCGGAAACGGACGTGGTTTGTTAAGCTGGTATAATATTGATCCAAGATTTTATGGCATTGGCGGAAAAGCGCCAAGTGGGATTAATGCTGAAGCGGTTTCTAATCACGCTTCGCGGCGCGTGAAAACATCCGAACTGTTCAACAGCCGCGATTTTGTTGCCGGTGAACAACTCTATACCAACACCTTTGATATTACTTATTTCCCGACTGAACGCGGTCCTTATAACGTAAATCCAGGTTTCGAAAGTACGCAGCAACGATGGGCAGGTTTAATGCGCCCCATTTCTGTGTCGAATTTCACCAATTCGAATATTGAATATGTTGAGTTTTGGATGATGGATCCTTACGCGGACGGAAATCCTCTGGGAGCTCAACCAAAACTTCTTTTACAACTCGGAAATGTTTCCGAAGATGTGCTGAAAGACGGAAAACTCATGTACGAAAACGGCTTGCCGACACCTGCTGTACCGGCAAACACCACCACAACAAACTGGGGTGTACAGCCGAATCAGTTCCCTGTGCTTTATGCATTTTCTTCAGAAGGTGCGGAACGTACCGCGCAGGATTTAGGTTATGACGGCTTGGATGCGCCGGGCGAAGCAGTGAAATTCGGAACGAATTTTATTAACCCTGTGACCAATAATTCGGATCCTGCATCGGATGATTTCGTGTTTTATTTATCAGATCAGTTCCAGGGAAATCAAGCGGGTTCAGTTACTGAACGCTACAAATATTTCCGCGGTCCGGAGGGGAACTCGCAAAGCAACTCTTTGGAAGTGGCAACTCAAACACCGGACGCAGAAGATGTTAACCGCGATTATAACCTCGACCAAAGCGAAAACTATAATCAATACACCATTAACCTTGATAAAAATAACCTGGTTTTAGGGGAGAATTTTATCGTTGACGTTAAAGAAGTGGAAGCTAAATTTCAAAACGGACAAACCGGTACTAACAAATGGTATTTATTCCGGGTACCGGTCGCGCAATACGACTATGACGCTGGTGAAGCAGAAGCCTCCATTTTGAATAATGTGCGTTTCGCGAGAATGCTTCTTACCGGCTTCGACCAAACTTCTACCCTGCGTTTTGGGACTTTAGATCTTGTACGAAGCGACTGGCGTAAATATACCAAAAACATCGCCACCAATGTTTCGGATAATGAAGGAGTTGAACTTGTAATCGATCAAAATCTGGACGTAGGAAGTGTAAACTTGGAAGAAAACGGCCTCAGCCAGCCACCATACGTTTTACCTCCGGGAATTGACCGTCAGGTTTTAAGCGGAAACGCCGGCGTACAAAGACAAAACGAAGCCTCATTATATTTAAAAGCGGCGCCTTTAGAAAAAAATTCCTCGCGCGGCGTATTTAAAAATGTAGCACTTGATATGCGCCGGTACAAAAAACTGGAACTTTTCGTGCACGCTGAAGATTTAAAAGATGTTACTTCATCAAATTACGACGAAGACACCAAGTTTTTCATCCGTTTTGGTAGTGATGCTACAGACAATTATTACGAATATGAAGCTTCGCTGAAATATACTTCGAAAAATGCGCGCTCGCCGCTGGAGATTTGGCCATCGGAAAATAATGTCGATTTGCAAATCCAGGATTTTGTGGATGCCAAACTGCGTCGGGACAAAGATTTCCCAACTGGAATTGAACTGCGCCGAGAAGATGCAGAATATGGTTCACTGGATCCCAACAAAAAAATATACATCAAAGGCCGCCCGAGTTTAGGTAACGTGACCACCATTATGTTGGGTGTGCGGAATAAAAATTCTGCCGTCTCCAAAGAAGTGGTGCTTTGGGTCAATGAAATTCGTCTTTCTGAAATCGAAAATAAAGGTGGATATGCTGGGAATGCAAGTGTCAACTTCAACCTCGGAGATTTTGCTTTGGTGAATGCTAATGCTTCATATTCCACCATCGGTTTTGGTGGTATTACCGAAAAACCTGCCGAAAGAGCACAGTCTACTTTAGCTGCTTACAACATCAATACCAGCGTAAATGTGGACAAGTTTTTACCGGAAAAACTGGGTTTAAAAGTTCCGGTAAACTATTCTTATACGCAAACCATCGAAGATCCCAAGTACAATCCGTTGGATAACGATGTAACTTTCGAAAACGCACCGAATAAAGAAGAGCTGAAAACCGTTGCACGAACGTACACGCAGCAGCGCAGCATCGGCGTGGTGAATATGCGCAAGGAACGCATGAATCCAAACAAGAAACCGCGTTTTTACGACGTGGAAAATCTTTCAGTAACCGCCATTTATAACGATGATTATTTCCGCGACGTGTACACCAAAAAGAATTACCGCCAATATCTGAAAGGCTATATCGACTATAATTATTCCTTCAAACCTTGGGTTTTAAGACCGTTTAATAAGCTGGTCAGCGATACGGCAAAATCATACAAATATTTGCGCTGGATTAAGGAGGTAAACTTTAATCCTGTTCCGTCGCGACTTTCTTTCCGAACAGAAATCGACCGGAATTACAATGAACTTGAGTTTAGAAATATCGATGCAATTCTCGGCGGAAATGCTGCTCAGGATTTTGATGTCATTAAAAACCGCAATTTCTATTTCGGTTGGCAATACGGTATCGGTTTTAATTTCACTAAGTCCTTAAAGCTTGACATTAATTCCGCGATGCGAACTCTAAACGATAATTTGAGTGTCTACGATATGAACACCAAATCCATCTTCGCAGATCCTTTCCGCGCTGGTCGTCCCGTTCTGTATAACCACCGCGTACAGCTGAGTTACCGTTTGCCGTTTGAATATTTGCCGTATCTGGATTTTATCAATGCAGAACTCAGTTATGGTTTTACCTACAACTGGAACGCGCGCAGTACCGTGCTCACCAGCTTTAGAAATCCGGATACCGGGCGCGAAGAAAATTTGGGAAGTATAGGTCAAAACACCAATAATATTGTCGCAACCGCCGCGGTAGATGTGCCGAAGTTTTTCGGAAAGTTCAAGTATTTTCAGGCAATAAATTCCACGATGCAGAAACGCCGTCAGGAAATAGATTCACTGAATAACGTTTACAATTTGGCGTGGCAGAAAAAAAACAAAAAGCGCAATTTTAAAAACTACAGCTTTAAAAACAAATTAAATCCAATGCAGGCCGTTGCTTACGCGTTAACCTCGGTGAAGCAGCTGGATATTTCGTACAACGAGAATAACGGAACCGTTTTACCAGGTTTACTGGCAGCACCTAATTGGTACGGATACGGCCAGAATATTGGCGGACCAACCTTTGGTTTTCTTTTAGGCTCACAGGCGGACATTCGGCGGACAGTTATTGAAAACGGGTGGATTTCGGATTCCAATTATATGAATGATCCGTACTCTCAGCTGAAAAATCAAAACTTCCTCGCGAACGTCCAGATTATGCCCGTGAACGACTTCCGGATCGATATTAATTTCCTGAAAAATTACAACAGCAATTTCATTCAGGGCGGCTATAATGTAGATGCAGATTCCGATCCTAATAATGGTTTCCAGTTCTCCTTCGGCAGCGATTTAATCACCTATTCTAAAACAGCTTGGACTTTCGGAACTTCGTTTGTGGACGGTCGCAGAATTTACGACAATATGATCGCAAACGCGCGCGAAATTTCTCAGCAATACGGTGGACCACTTGATGCAAACGGATTTACAGACGGTCATTCTTTGGCAAACGCCTACGTTTTGGTTCCCGCTTTTCAGGCCGCAGTGGAAGGGAAGTCTGCCGGTGGCCCGCTGGACGATCCGAAAAAAGCCGGTTTCCCGTTGCCGAACTGGCGCGTAACGTATTCCGGTTTGAAAAATATTCCGCTAATAAACAGCCAATTTTCCAAATTTGATGTTTTGCACGCTTACACTTCCACATACACCGCGGCGGGAATCCAGTCCAGCATTGATTATTACAATGTTCAAAACAACAGTTTTGATGACCGCGATGCTTTTGGCGATTTTTACAATCCATACACCTTTTCGCAGGTCGGCTATGTTGAAGCGTTCGCGCCGCTGATTGGTGCTGATGTCACCATGCGAAATAATATGCAGTTCCGTGCGCAGTATAACACCGACCGTTTGTTTATGCTCGGCTTGGTAAACCATACGCTTACGGAAGATATAGGCAAGGAATATATCGTTGGTTTTGGCTATATTTTGAAGGATTTAAAAATGAAACTCAACTTCAAAGGAAAACAACGCAATATTAAAAGCGATCTGAATGTGCGTGGTGATTTTGCGCTGCGAGACAGTCAAACCCGGATTACCAATATTTTGCAGGACGATTCTCAGGTAACAGGCGGGCAGCGGATGTTGAGCTTAAAACTTTCGGCGGACTACAACGTGTCGCAAAATTTCAACATTCGGTTTTTCTACGACCAACTGATGACGAAATATAAAATTTCTACCGCGTTCCCGCTTTCAACAGTTCGCGCTGGACTTACAGCGACGTTTACTTTTGGTGGCGCTGGTTTTTAA